A genome region from Tenebrio molitor chromosome 4, icTenMoli1.1, whole genome shotgun sequence includes the following:
- the LOC138129574 gene encoding probable multidrug resistance-associated protein lethal(2)03659 isoform X1 — protein MQQAESIQTNRKVHPKTKANFLSHFLFCWELGLIVKNFKNDFTEADLFPNLSEHSSEALGDELEKKWKEEEDFRKRPSLFRALFRIFGLKYMLYGVVLLVLEFAVTFLQPLCLKQFLEYYNPEEETITKQQAYLLALALISLNLLRVLYFHQFNLEFSSLGMKVRVACSSLMYRKYLTLKKGTCQKFTLGQMVNLLSNDVDRFLDVFPFLHYIWIGLLKLVVGIYYFNVILGNTVTIGFLIFFLFFILQVYLVRHVARHRLRIAEKTDRRIRLMNDIICGIQLIKMYTWEKPFTKLVDVSRKYEIDKIITTNLLRESNVSITLYLDKVTVFFCVLTTVLTKLPLTPQFFFVLFNAFRNFNITVIKRLQIALIYYADAKSSLKRIEDFLLCEYKESQDLSNVRERYNKTVNDFLSTSPQPVRPPGFCFKHIEVKFENSTILSNVSFEVFAGELVGIAGAAGSGKSTLLQVILKEVEPTKGLVDVEGTLSYSAQEAWIFSASVRQNVLFGQEMDMDKYQKVIRVCALEDDLSLFPHGDQTLVGERGMMLSGGQKARISLARAVYRDADIYLLDDPLSAVDAHVAEHIFNECILNYLKSKCVVLVTHQIKYLTKVNKMFFIENGTLTAGETIDKVNKLAHDNKIETTALKEFGAVSEVKERRGSETPSQNLYKTFYFAGRCSMLVFILIMLSFAQLLTSGIDLFVAFSLDLTDNPNNSRVERRQILSTQTFLYLYATLTVILVISAHSLAYSYIKYCTSVSQKLHKALFDAILAVPMKFFNDHSSGRILNRFSKDVGCIDQVIPIMLFEVITTTFYVIGNCVVISILNYWLVLPAIGLILSFYAFAHLYKPINKSVRKTEGIVRSPVLSHLVTSVRGMTTIRALNAQKCLQQEFDHHQDVHSSVYYLLQATISTFTFWVDMICVLYTAIIVFSYLLFETQSTVWIVGLSLTLSLNLIGTAQLGMKTWGYVEAYTMSVERVVEYAELTPEEDDGQLVPSELWPQEGTVQFKSVTMRYSPDKPKVLKEICFNVKSGEKLGIVGRTGAGKTSLISALFRLFHFEGTILIDGVDTKSVSLHTLRSKISIIPQDPILFIGSLRKNLDPFDQYTDCEIWQALEDVQMKTLIANLPSGLETTVIECGANFSVGERQLLCLVRAILRNAKIIILDEATANIDTKTDELIQLTIKKRFEGSTVLTIAHRLNTVMDSDKILVMDAGRVAEFGEPQQLLQNPDGIFYSLVTRNSNREVLGT, from the exons atgcaacaagcCGAAAGCATTCAGACCAATAGAAAAGTGCATCCGAAAACCAAAGCAAATTTTCTAtcacatttcttgttttg CTGGGAGTTAGGTCTAATAgtgaaaaacttcaaaaatgaCTTCACCGAAGCAGACCTTTTCCCAAACCTTTCCGAACACAGTTCTGAAGCACTTGGAGACGAGCTGGAGAAAAAGTGGAAGGAAGAAGAGGATTTTCGTAAGAGACCATCTCTTTTCAGGGCACTGTTCCGAATTTTCGGTTTAAAGTATATGCTTTACGGTGTTGTACTACTGGTACTAGAGTTTGCTGTCAC GTTTTTACAACCTTTGTGTTTGAAACAATTTCTGGAATATTACAATCCGGAAGAGGAAACTATCACCAAGCAACAAGCCTATCTGCTTGCGTTAGCACTTATATCGCTGAATCTTCTACGAGTGCTATATTTTCACCAGTTCAATTTAGAATTCTCCTCTTTGGGGATGAAGGTTCGCGTAGCTTGCTCTTCTCTCATGTACAGGAAATATCTCACATTGAAAAAAGGGACTTGTCAAAAATTCACTTTGGGCCaaatggttaatttattatcGAATGACGTCGATCGATTTTTAGATGTATTTCCGTTTTTGCATTATATCTGGATTGGCCTTCTGAAGCTGGTGGTCGGAATATATTACTTTAACGTTATTTTGGGAAATACTGTTACGATTGGATTTTTGATATTCTTCCTGTTTTTTATCCTGCAAG TTTATTTGGTGCGGCACGTCGCGCGTCACAGATTACGAATTGCTGAAAAAACTGATCGCAGAATTCGTCTAATGAACGATATCATCTGTGGAATTCAATTGATCAAAATGTACACATGGGAAAAACCCTTTACCAAACTAGTAGACGTTTCCAGAAA ATATGAAATAGATAAAATCATCACCACTAATCTACTCCGAGAGAGTAACGTCAGTATCACTCTCTATTTAGACAAAGTTACAgtctttttttgtgtattaaCGACTGTACTAACAAAACTACCATTAACACCTCAATTCTTTTTTGTCTTGTTCAACgcattcagaaattttaatattacgGTAATAAAACGTTTGCAAATAGCTTTGATTTATTACGCAGATGCCAAAAGTTCTCTTAAACGAATTGAAGACTTTTTACTTTGCGAGTATAAAGAATCTCAAGATTTGAGCAACGTACGAGAAAGATACAACAAAACTGTCAACGACTTCTTATCCACGTCGCCTCAACCCGTCCGCCCTCCAGgtttttgttttaaacatattgaggtgaaatttgaaaattccacaattttgagcaatgtcagttttgaagtttttgcTGGAGAACTGGTGGGCATTGCAGGAGCTGCCGGCAGTGGCAAATCAACACTCCTCCAAGTCATACTAAAAGAAGTTGAGCCGACCAAAGGATTGGTTGACGTCGAAGGAACACTGTCGTATTCTGCGCAAGAAGCTTGGATTTTCTCGGCCAGTGTCAGACAAAATGTTCTGTTTGGGCAAGAAATGGATATGGACAAGTACCAAAAAGTGATCAGAGTGTGCGCTCTGGAAGACGATTTATCTCTTTTTCCTCACGGTGACCAAACACTGGTGGGAGAGAGAGGGATGATGTTGAGTGGAGGTCAGAAAGCTAGAATCAGTTTGGCTAGAGCTGTTTACAGAGATGCTGACATCTACCTTCTAGATGATCCTTTGTCGGCGGTTGACGCTCACGTAGCTGAACACATCTTCAACgaatgcattttaaattatttgaaaagtaAATGTGTCGTGTTGGTCACACACCAAATCAAATACCTCACGAAAgtcaacaaaatgtttttcataGAAAATGGAACACTGACAGCTGGTGAAACCATCGATAAGGTTAATAAGTTGGCAcatgataataaaatagaaacaacCGCATTGAAAGAATTTGGTGCAGTTTCTGAAGTCAAAGAGCGTCGCGGCTCAGAAACACCTTCTCAAAATCTGTACAAAACTTTTTACTTTGCCGGTCGCTGCTCGATGTTAGTTTTTATCTTGATCATGTTAAGTTTTGCTCAGTTGTTGACCAGCGGAATTGACTTGTTTGTTGCATTTTCACTCGATCTAACAGACAATCCAAACAATTCTAGAGTTGAAAGAAGACAAATATTGTCAACTCAAACATTCTTGTATTTATATGCCACTCTAACAGTAATTCTAGTTATCTCAGCTCATTCATTAGCTTATTCTTATATAAAATATTGCACAAGCGTTTCACAAAAATTGCATAAAGCTCTGTTCGATGCAATCCTTGCGGTACcaatgaaatttttcaatgacCATTCTTCCGGGCGAATTTTAAACAGATTTTCTAAAGACGTGGGGTGCATCGATCAGGTCATTCCCATAATGCTATTTGAGGTCATAACAACTACATTTTACgtaattggaaattgtgtGGTTATCTCTATTTTGAACTATTGGCTAGTATTGCCTGCAATAGGATTGATTTTGTCTTTCTATGCCTTTGCACATTTATACAAACCAATTAACAAGAGTGTTCGAAAGACTGAAGGAATCG TAAGAAGTCCAGTATTGAGTCATTTAGTCACTTCAGTACGAGGCATGACTACCATTAGAGCATTAAATGCCCAAAAATGTTTGCAACAGGAATTTGACCATCACCAAGACGTCCATTCTTCTGTTTACTACTTGTTACAAGCAACGATCTCTACCTTTACATTCTGGGTTGACATGATCTGCGTTTTATACACAGCAATTATTGTTTTCAGTTATCTTCTCTTCGAAACTC aatccACTGTATGGATAGTGGGTTTATCACTCACACTATCACTCAATCTGATAGGAACGGCTCAGTTAGGAATGAAAACATGGGGCTACGTCGAGGCGTATACAATGTCAGTAGAAAGAGTTGTTGAATACGCAGAACTCACGCCTGAAGAAGATGATGGTCAATTGGTGCCGTCAGAATTGTGGCCTCAAGAAGGAACCGTCCAATTCAAATCTGTGACTATGCGATATTCCCCTGACAAGCCTAAGGTCCTTAAAGAGATATGTTTTAATGTCAAATCTGGTGAAAAACTAGGAATCGTTGGTAGAACAGGAGCTGGAAAAACTTCTCTCATTTCTGCTCTGTTTCGCTTGTTCCATTTTGAAGGCACCATTCTTATCGACGGGGTCGACACCAAATCAGTATCTCTCCACACACTTCGGTCGAAGATCTCGATCATTCCTCAAGACCCAATTTTGTTTATCGGATCGTTGCGTAAGAATTTGGATCCATTTGATCAATACACAGACTGTGAAATCTGGCAAGCTCTAGAAGATGTCCAGATGAAAACACTCATTGCCAATCTTCCTTCTGGTTTGGAAACCACGGTAATCGAATGTGGAGCCAACTTCAGTGTGGGAGAAAGGCAGTTGCTCTGTTTGGTAAGAGCAATTTTGCGAAATGCTAAAATCATCATCTTGGATGAAGCCACTGCTAACATTGACACAAAGACAGATGAACTGATACAGCTTACCATTAAAAAAAGGTTTGAGGGGAGCACAGTGCTGACCATTGCGCATCGTCTGAATACCGTTATGGATTCGGACAAGATCTTGGTGATGGACGCTGGACGTGTTGCTGAATTTGGAGAACCACAACAGCTTCTGCAAAATCCCGATGGAATTTTTTACAGTTTGGTTACTCGAAATTCAAACAGAGAAGTACTTGGCACGTGA
- the LOC138129574 gene encoding probable multidrug resistance-associated protein lethal(2)03659 isoform X2: MQQAESIQTNRKVHPKTKANFLSHFLFCWELGLIVKNFKNDFTEADLFPNLSEHSSEALGDELEKKWKEEEDFRKRPSLFRALFRIFGLKYMLYGVVLLVLEFAVTFLQPLCLKQFLEYYNPEEETITKQQAYLLALALISLNLLRVLYFHQFNLEFSSLGMKVRVACSSLMYRKYLTLKKGTCQKFTLGQMVNLLSNDVDRFLDVFPFLHYIWIGLLKLVVGIYYFNVILGNTVTIGFLIFFLFFILQVYLVRHVARHRLRIAEKTDRRIRLMNDIICGIQLIKMYTWEKPFTKLVDVSRKYEIDKIITTNLLRESNVSITLYLDKVTVFFCVLTTVLTKLPLTPQFFFVLFNAFRNFNITVIKRLQIALIYYADAKSSLKRIEDFLLCEYKESQDLSNVRERYNKTVNDFLSTSPQPVRPPGFCFKHIEVKFENSTILSNVSFEVFAGELVGIAGAAGSGKSTLLQVILKEVEPTKGLVDVEGTLSYSAQEAWIFSASVRQNVLFGQEMDMDKYQKVIRVCALEDDLSLFPHGDQTLVGERGMMLSGDDPLSAVDAHVAEHIFNECILNYLKSKCVVLVTHQIKYLTKVNKMFFIENGTLTAGETIDKVNKLAHDNKIETTALKEFGAVSEVKERRGSETPSQNLYKTFYFAGRCSMLVFILIMLSFAQLLTSGIDLFVAFSLDLTDNPNNSRVERRQILSTQTFLYLYATLTVILVISAHSLAYSYIKYCTSVSQKLHKALFDAILAVPMKFFNDHSSGRILNRFSKDVGCIDQVIPIMLFEVITTTFYVIGNCVVISILNYWLVLPAIGLILSFYAFAHLYKPINKSVRKTEGIVRSPVLSHLVTSVRGMTTIRALNAQKCLQQEFDHHQDVHSSVYYLLQATISTFTFWVDMICVLYTAIIVFSYLLFETQSTVWIVGLSLTLSLNLIGTAQLGMKTWGYVEAYTMSVERVVEYAELTPEEDDGQLVPSELWPQEGTVQFKSVTMRYSPDKPKVLKEICFNVKSGEKLGIVGRTGAGKTSLISALFRLFHFEGTILIDGVDTKSVSLHTLRSKISIIPQDPILFIGSLRKNLDPFDQYTDCEIWQALEDVQMKTLIANLPSGLETTVIECGANFSVGERQLLCLVRAILRNAKIIILDEATANIDTKTDELIQLTIKKRFEGSTVLTIAHRLNTVMDSDKILVMDAGRVAEFGEPQQLLQNPDGIFYSLVTRNSNREVLGT, encoded by the exons atgcaacaagcCGAAAGCATTCAGACCAATAGAAAAGTGCATCCGAAAACCAAAGCAAATTTTCTAtcacatttcttgttttg CTGGGAGTTAGGTCTAATAgtgaaaaacttcaaaaatgaCTTCACCGAAGCAGACCTTTTCCCAAACCTTTCCGAACACAGTTCTGAAGCACTTGGAGACGAGCTGGAGAAAAAGTGGAAGGAAGAAGAGGATTTTCGTAAGAGACCATCTCTTTTCAGGGCACTGTTCCGAATTTTCGGTTTAAAGTATATGCTTTACGGTGTTGTACTACTGGTACTAGAGTTTGCTGTCAC GTTTTTACAACCTTTGTGTTTGAAACAATTTCTGGAATATTACAATCCGGAAGAGGAAACTATCACCAAGCAACAAGCCTATCTGCTTGCGTTAGCACTTATATCGCTGAATCTTCTACGAGTGCTATATTTTCACCAGTTCAATTTAGAATTCTCCTCTTTGGGGATGAAGGTTCGCGTAGCTTGCTCTTCTCTCATGTACAGGAAATATCTCACATTGAAAAAAGGGACTTGTCAAAAATTCACTTTGGGCCaaatggttaatttattatcGAATGACGTCGATCGATTTTTAGATGTATTTCCGTTTTTGCATTATATCTGGATTGGCCTTCTGAAGCTGGTGGTCGGAATATATTACTTTAACGTTATTTTGGGAAATACTGTTACGATTGGATTTTTGATATTCTTCCTGTTTTTTATCCTGCAAG TTTATTTGGTGCGGCACGTCGCGCGTCACAGATTACGAATTGCTGAAAAAACTGATCGCAGAATTCGTCTAATGAACGATATCATCTGTGGAATTCAATTGATCAAAATGTACACATGGGAAAAACCCTTTACCAAACTAGTAGACGTTTCCAGAAA ATATGAAATAGATAAAATCATCACCACTAATCTACTCCGAGAGAGTAACGTCAGTATCACTCTCTATTTAGACAAAGTTACAgtctttttttgtgtattaaCGACTGTACTAACAAAACTACCATTAACACCTCAATTCTTTTTTGTCTTGTTCAACgcattcagaaattttaatattacgGTAATAAAACGTTTGCAAATAGCTTTGATTTATTACGCAGATGCCAAAAGTTCTCTTAAACGAATTGAAGACTTTTTACTTTGCGAGTATAAAGAATCTCAAGATTTGAGCAACGTACGAGAAAGATACAACAAAACTGTCAACGACTTCTTATCCACGTCGCCTCAACCCGTCCGCCCTCCAGgtttttgttttaaacatattgaggtgaaatttgaaaattccacaattttgagcaatgtcagttttgaagtttttgcTGGAGAACTGGTGGGCATTGCAGGAGCTGCCGGCAGTGGCAAATCAACACTCCTCCAAGTCATACTAAAAGAAGTTGAGCCGACCAAAGGATTGGTTGACGTCGAAGGAACACTGTCGTATTCTGCGCAAGAAGCTTGGATTTTCTCGGCCAGTGTCAGACAAAATGTTCTGTTTGGGCAAGAAATGGATATGGACAAGTACCAAAAAGTGATCAGAGTGTGCGCTCTGGAAGACGATTTATCTCTTTTTCCTCACGGTGACCAAACACTGGTGGGAGAGAGAGGGATGATGTTGAGTGGAG ATGATCCTTTGTCGGCGGTTGACGCTCACGTAGCTGAACACATCTTCAACgaatgcattttaaattatttgaaaagtaAATGTGTCGTGTTGGTCACACACCAAATCAAATACCTCACGAAAgtcaacaaaatgtttttcataGAAAATGGAACACTGACAGCTGGTGAAACCATCGATAAGGTTAATAAGTTGGCAcatgataataaaatagaaacaacCGCATTGAAAGAATTTGGTGCAGTTTCTGAAGTCAAAGAGCGTCGCGGCTCAGAAACACCTTCTCAAAATCTGTACAAAACTTTTTACTTTGCCGGTCGCTGCTCGATGTTAGTTTTTATCTTGATCATGTTAAGTTTTGCTCAGTTGTTGACCAGCGGAATTGACTTGTTTGTTGCATTTTCACTCGATCTAACAGACAATCCAAACAATTCTAGAGTTGAAAGAAGACAAATATTGTCAACTCAAACATTCTTGTATTTATATGCCACTCTAACAGTAATTCTAGTTATCTCAGCTCATTCATTAGCTTATTCTTATATAAAATATTGCACAAGCGTTTCACAAAAATTGCATAAAGCTCTGTTCGATGCAATCCTTGCGGTACcaatgaaatttttcaatgacCATTCTTCCGGGCGAATTTTAAACAGATTTTCTAAAGACGTGGGGTGCATCGATCAGGTCATTCCCATAATGCTATTTGAGGTCATAACAACTACATTTTACgtaattggaaattgtgtGGTTATCTCTATTTTGAACTATTGGCTAGTATTGCCTGCAATAGGATTGATTTTGTCTTTCTATGCCTTTGCACATTTATACAAACCAATTAACAAGAGTGTTCGAAAGACTGAAGGAATCG TAAGAAGTCCAGTATTGAGTCATTTAGTCACTTCAGTACGAGGCATGACTACCATTAGAGCATTAAATGCCCAAAAATGTTTGCAACAGGAATTTGACCATCACCAAGACGTCCATTCTTCTGTTTACTACTTGTTACAAGCAACGATCTCTACCTTTACATTCTGGGTTGACATGATCTGCGTTTTATACACAGCAATTATTGTTTTCAGTTATCTTCTCTTCGAAACTC aatccACTGTATGGATAGTGGGTTTATCACTCACACTATCACTCAATCTGATAGGAACGGCTCAGTTAGGAATGAAAACATGGGGCTACGTCGAGGCGTATACAATGTCAGTAGAAAGAGTTGTTGAATACGCAGAACTCACGCCTGAAGAAGATGATGGTCAATTGGTGCCGTCAGAATTGTGGCCTCAAGAAGGAACCGTCCAATTCAAATCTGTGACTATGCGATATTCCCCTGACAAGCCTAAGGTCCTTAAAGAGATATGTTTTAATGTCAAATCTGGTGAAAAACTAGGAATCGTTGGTAGAACAGGAGCTGGAAAAACTTCTCTCATTTCTGCTCTGTTTCGCTTGTTCCATTTTGAAGGCACCATTCTTATCGACGGGGTCGACACCAAATCAGTATCTCTCCACACACTTCGGTCGAAGATCTCGATCATTCCTCAAGACCCAATTTTGTTTATCGGATCGTTGCGTAAGAATTTGGATCCATTTGATCAATACACAGACTGTGAAATCTGGCAAGCTCTAGAAGATGTCCAGATGAAAACACTCATTGCCAATCTTCCTTCTGGTTTGGAAACCACGGTAATCGAATGTGGAGCCAACTTCAGTGTGGGAGAAAGGCAGTTGCTCTGTTTGGTAAGAGCAATTTTGCGAAATGCTAAAATCATCATCTTGGATGAAGCCACTGCTAACATTGACACAAAGACAGATGAACTGATACAGCTTACCATTAAAAAAAGGTTTGAGGGGAGCACAGTGCTGACCATTGCGCATCGTCTGAATACCGTTATGGATTCGGACAAGATCTTGGTGATGGACGCTGGACGTGTTGCTGAATTTGGAGAACCACAACAGCTTCTGCAAAATCCCGATGGAATTTTTTACAGTTTGGTTACTCGAAATTCAAACAGAGAAGTACTTGGCACGTGA
- the LOC138129151 gene encoding probable multidrug resistance-associated protein lethal(2)03659, which yields MLFELITNIFYVIGIFVVISILNYWLILPAVGLVLFFYLLAHLFKPINKNLRRTEGVVKSPVLSHLVASVQGLTTIRALNAQRRLVQEFDHHQDVHTSAYYFLKSTISTFNFWVDLSCILYTSVVILTYLLSETQSSPWMVGLAVTQSINQIGMAQVAMKTWSDLDARMTAVQRVLEYGELSPEEDKGNFVPSESWPQEGNIEFKSVTMRYSPEKTVVLKQICFTVKSGEKLGIVGRTGAGKTSLISVLFRLFPQRVPYLLIGLIPNQYFSKLFVRRSPSFLKIQYCLLESCARTWTLLVSSLTFKSGKLWKTSR from the exons ATGTTGTTTGAATTGAtaacaaatatattttacgTGATTGGAATATTTGTGGTCATCTCTATTTTGAACTATTGGCTAATATTGCCAGCAGTAGGAttggttttgtttttttatttattggcaCATTTATTCAAACCCATCAACAAGAATCTTCGACGAACTGAAGGAGTCG tgaaaagtCCTGTACTGAGTCATCTGGTGGCATCAGTCCAGGGACTAACGACCATAAGAGCTCTAAATGCCCAAAGACGTTTGGTACAAGAATTTGACCACCACCAAGACGTGCACACTTCTGCTTACTACTTCTTAAAATCAACAATttctacttttaatttttgggttGACTTGAGTTGCATACTCTACACCAGTGTTGTTATTTTGACTTATCTTCTCTCTGAAACAC AATCCAGTCCATGGATGGTGGGTTTAGCAGTCACACAATCGATAAATCAGATAGGAATGGCTCAAGTAGCCATGAAAACGTGGAGCGATCTTGACGCTCGCATGACTGCAGTACAACGAGTTCTTGAATACGGAGAACTCTCGCCTGAAGAAGATAAAGGAAACTTTGTGCCGTCAGAATCCTGGCCTCAAGAAGGAAACATCGAATTCAAATCTGTGACGATGCGATATTCTCCTGAAAAAACAGTTGTTCTTAAGCAGATATGTTTTACTGTCAAATCTGGTGAAAAACTTGGAATTGTTGGTAGAACTGGAGCTGGAAAGACTTCCCTGATCTCTGTTTTGTTTCGCTTGTTTCCCCAGAGGGTACCATATTTATTGATAGGGTTGATACCAAATCAGTACTTCTCCAAACTCTTCGTTCGAAGATCTCCATCATTCCTCAAGATCCAGTACTGTTTATTGGAAAGTTGCGCAAGAACTTGGACCCTCTTGGTCAGTTCTCTGACTTTCAAATCTGGCAAGCTCTGGAAAACGTCCAGATGA